The nucleotide window TCAGTCTCTCAAAACTGGGGTTTCTGTTGTTACTTTATCTCTCTTCTGCAAGCACGACGTCCTATCACACCGACAAACACGCTCCCGTGGGTGCTGAATCGCCGGTTCGGAGTCGAAGGCAATGGAACCggcccatccatcatctcatTCTTACTTTGCTGTTTTTCCGCCCATCTCTTGATACCCAGCCATACGAGTTTCAGTAGACAGGTGTCTTATGAGAGTTGAGGGTGTATCAATTacatctttcaaggcctttcTCGCACGTTGATACCACGACAAAACATCAGATTTGAGCAAGTGATGCACCTCACCTCTTACACTTTTCATATCGCACAAACATGCTACCCAACCATATCTGTACTCTACTTTACATTTTCTCAAACCATCACGCCTCCCCTCGCCAAAGTCTTTTTATCCGCAttctcccaaaacccagtTCATCTACAACGCCACGCAGTATTCATgaaaccaaaaacaacaaaaaaagaaagatccttgccaaaaagaaaaagaaaaaaaaacgccgCCCGATGCGCATGACCCCAGTGTTGTAAATACTTGTGTAGAACATCATGAGAAAAAGTACTTGCTCTGCCTCAGCATTTGAATGTCAAAGTCGCCCTTGGCCGGGATGTCGGGGAAGGTCAGTGGAAGCCAGACAGTgactttttgttgctgtgttgTATTATTAGGAAAATTTTTGTCCTTTCTTGCCGAGAAAAGGTTCTTCTCCCACTTCTTCCCAGACACTTGGGCGGACTCGTCGGCTtgttctccctctcccaagaGCTCTGTTGCGTCAGCCTCGCCCTCCATGCCGTGCTCCATGCCGTCCTCCATGCCATCCTCCGGTGCCGCCGTTGTGTCCGCCTCCGCTTCCACCGCCTCGGCGGCGCCGACCATCGAGTCAGGTGAACCCAACTTCTCAAGGATGCTAGCAGGCGTAACCATTTCCTCGCCTTCGAGTCTCTCCGAGGGAACCTCCGACTTGAGAAGCTTGAGCCGCTTCACTTCGAGCAACAACTCTTGACGGGCTGTCATGCGAACGCCCTTCCGCCAATCTTCGATCGCTTTCCCGGCCGGTGTGTTCTTGACGACGGTGGCGAGGTATACGGAATCACCAAAGCGGGCTTCAAACTCGCGCTTCAGGCGGCCAATGACATCCTCTTCGTGGATTCTAATGAACGAATCCCTGATGATGTCACTCATGATGTCTACATCAGACGCGTGTGTCCAAAACGAATCGTGGACGGCCGCAAACGTCAGGCCGCGCTCATCAGACTCCAACGCCGACAGCATCATGTGGCTGGCGTCGAGAGAGTGAATAAAGTTGGGCGGGAAGGCCTGCAGTTGCTTACGTCGGTTCACAGGGTCGGATCGATTCGTGTCCATGAGGCTGAGATTTTGAAGACAGGTCGCGATCACACGATTGGCCGTGTTACGGTATGGCTGCACCACAGGCATCCGCAGGGGCGTTGTCCATACGATGGTGGAGAGAAACTTTTCCTTTAGAGCTTCAAGCGTGGATTCGTTCTTGACCGCTCTGAGCGACTTCGACTTCCGCTTGGGTGCCATGATAGCAACCTCGTCAGATGCTGCTTTTTTGGGCCGCGGTCTGTGCGAATCGGCTTCATACAAGGCCTGCTGGGCCTTCTGGTGCTCGACctcatcctgctcctccatGGCAATCCTTCTCAGTTGCTCGGCGTTCAGTGACTGGCATACACGGCCGCCTATTTCACCTAGCCACTTCTGGATGTCGTGAGCGCCCTTGAACATGCTAGACAGTGCGTCAAACACCTTGCTAGTGCAGTAGGCGGCGAGCACGTTGGGATTGATACCGGTGTCAGCCTCAATGGTGGGATAGAGGGCATCCAGCTGTTTCAGGATCTGCTTTCTGGCACCTGTTCGAGTGACGCCGTAGACGTTCGTCATGACGGTCTGCTTAACCACCTTTCTGACGATCTTGCCTTTGAGGGCTATCGCGAGGTCAAGCTTGAGCTCGTCGGCGTCATAGTCTATGCGTTTCGCCACGATATCAGCGACGGCCGAGTAGACATCGGCCGGCCGCTCGCCGGGAATGAGATTGACTTGCTCGGCACCCCACGCGTCACCACCGAGAGCGGCATAATGCTGAAGACCATTGCAGGTGCCGTCTTGGTGAATTGGGAGGTGGGACACGAAGTGAGTAGGGTCCGGGTGCTCCAGGGCGTCTGTCAGCTCAAAGCAGGTCGCAAGGCATTGCCATGGGTCCTCGGCCTTGAGCCACCAGCCGTTGCCATTCAGCGGGTTCCGAACCGAGTCGAGCGCGTTCTGAAGGTTTTCATTGGCAAACTCCTCACGCTCGGCCAAACTCGCCTTGTCGAAACCGTAGACGTTGGCGAGATGGATCTTGAGCCACCGCAGCCCGTTGGTGCCCAGCGGCTTTCCCTTGGCAAACTTGAGCAGGCCGCGCATGTGGTCAGCACCCATATGGTTAAGGTAGGTCGGAACCGGGTACGCTCGCCCACGGAAATCCAGATTGtgagggaagaagaaggtctGGTCACGGAAGGCTCGTGCGATCTCCAACTGGAAATTCATAAAGCATCGCTGCGAGTGCAGACCGCCCTTTTCGTTCTCGACTGCCTTGACAGCCTTGAGCCAAACACGTCGGGCCAAGGGGTCGTCCAGGTTTTCAGGCTCGGGCGGCATCGGCAGGTTGGGGTTCACGGCTGGAATGTTGGCGACTTCTGCTCCGTTGTTCCAGGCTTCAAGCATGACATCGAACACCTTGCGGTTGATTCTCCAAGCTGTTTGCCCCAACACATCGAGCCCCTTCATCATCTGCTCCATGTCGCCTCTCTCGATGGCGGCCTCGGTGTAGATTTGCTGATCCTTCTCCTGTGCCTTGGCTCGAACCACGGATGTCGGATATTCGATGAACCCGCCCTTCTCCCACTTGGTCCATGGCTCAGGCTCGACCACCATGGGCAGATGCCGGGCAAGCACCTCAACTCGAGGTTCCGTCTTCAGGATATCAACCAGGGCGCGATTGGGCACAATGACGCCAAccttctttcccctcctcagctGGGTTGAATGGGAGAAGGCGGGCTGCATCTGCGAGACGAGCTCCTTGGTCTCCGGGTGCTCCCTGACGACAGTCACCTTTGCCGTGTCCAGAAAAGcgcccagcagcagggcGCCGaatttggttttggtggtcgCAGGCCACCTTGGCTCCAAAATCGGTAATGGCAAGTCAGAGGAAAAGACCTTGCCATCATTGGCCGCTTGCGCTggctcttcttggcctcctctcTTGGCCGCATAGTAGTCGCGCGCCTTGGCCACCTTCAAGAGCGTCTTCGCCTTTTGCTCACGAGCCTTTTGCGTCCTGGCCATCTCTTTTGGGATGCTCTGCGTTGCCTTGTAGACTCGAATGTCTTCTTCGACGCTGCTCGCGAGGTGATGCACGACCCTGGTGAGAGGAACGCCCTTATCGACACCATATGTGGAAACCAGACTGAGCAAGGAGAGGATAACTACGGCCGCAAGACGATCAGGAGTGGATTGGAGGAGGTACGGCGTCAGTTGGCTTCGAACAAGGTCGTCACTCGTCTTTTTCTGTCTCTTTTCGGACTCGACCGCCAGTTTTATCTCTTGGGAAATCCTACGCTGCAGGTCGGTATGCCACTCGAAAAGCCTGGCGTTAAGACCAGGACTCGACAAGCCAAGTCCCATCTCGGACATTGCCTGACTTTCCTTGCGCCAACGGTCGACGGCGGCATCGATTGTATCCTTCTCCAAGCGAGACTGAATCTCCCTCCGCTCCGCTGGAGAAAGAGAGCTGATGTCTCGGCCATCTGGGACCTCAGTGAAGAGTGAAATGGTCTTCTTTAGTGATGTGAGGCCAAGACCTTTTTGTGTTGTGGCAAGGACCTCGGGAGGAACGGTCGACTTGAAGTCGATGGCAGACTTGGTCTGGTTGAAGAATTGGGCTGTTTCATCGTTGATCTTGGGTGCCGGCTCGGGTTCGATGGGGGAAGGCTCGGCCACAGTGTAGGTGAGGGAAGGACTGATTTTTGCTATCCTGGCCAGGTCCTCAGAGGACAAGATGTCGCCTAGATCCATCGTGGTGTTCTCGGGTAGCAGGCTCATAAACCTATTCACCCGGGTCCGCAATCTGGAGCCGGTACAGCAAAGCAGTGACAGCTTCAGCATGTACCCGATGGTCTCGCTCCTGGCCGGCAGCACTCCATGAATCCGGGTTTCGTAGAGAGAGAAAACGTCTTCGCCTGCCGACTTGCCGGACGTTTCCACATCTTCCCCGCCCATCTCTATCCTCGCAATTCGGGCCCTCAAATAGGCGTGGTGGATCTGAAGCATTTCGAGCACCGAGAGACCACCCAGTTCCTCGAGACGTCTGGCGACCATGGCGGCCCGCTCCAGTCTCCCGACCTTGATGCAGGCATCAAACATGGACAGGAGCTCGGCATGATCACCAGGAATGCCGGACTGGTTCATTCGACCTCGGGGGGGGCGCGGCAAATCGTCCGGGACTTGGACTGTGTTGGTGACATCAATGGGCCGCAGCTGATAGAGCGGGATTGCGTCGAGGGGGGCATTTTCGATATGTTGTTCGGTGACTGTTGTGGCGAGGCTTCTTTCGAAGCCAACAAGAGCACGGTATGTTTTCTTGGTTGACGGTCTTAACACGGGGCCTGTAGTAAGGAAGCGTTGCGTCTCGGCGGGGACACGGCTTGAGCCGGAGGGGAGTAGGCATCTCGAGGGGTGTCGTGACGAGCTGGACGTCAGCAGGGTCCGGACTGGGAGTGTATGCCGGGTGGCTACTCGCGACCGAACGAGCATTGTTATGTGTGCGAGCTGGGGAGCCTCGGAAagcaggcgagggaggtggtgggcgAGGCGGCAGTCGGGGGCGAAGAGTGCGCGGTCCGCGAGAATGGCGGGCGGGCGGGTCAGTGATACATGAAACAGGCGTTTATAGATGGCCAGATGCAAAAAGAGGGGTGTTTTGATGCAATAGGCCGGTCAAAAGAGGGCTGCCGGCGTCGAAATGGTcaacagaaaaagagaaaaatcGAGTGCAGCGATACGTGATGACCGCCTTCAAACTGATAACGCCCACAGCCAAAATTTTGCCCACCAGTCCCAACGCTGGTGCTGTCAGTGGGGATGAGCTCTGCCGTGACCAATCAGATGTGAGACAAGATTTTCCAGAAGGCGAAACGGAGCTGGTCTTCAACGGGCACGGACTCCTCCTGAAAACATCCCCCACGatgtcaacatcaacatcacggCTCATTCAATtgcaaaacaaaacaatcaTGGCCGGACCCTCTGTCACTGGAGCCATCCGCTGCTCATCTTGCACTCGGTCTGTCTTTCGAAGCTTAATAGGAAGCATCGCGGAATCCCGGACACCTCAAGCAGCACATCGTTCCCAACGTTTGGTAACCCCGGCTGTTGGCTCAAGATATCATTCATCTTTTCGAGCATCCCCGCCACTGAGGGCAGGACCCGCCTTGGAAGAAACCCTTCAAAGAGAAGAACTCGACGGACCTATCTCTTCATCGAACCTCGACAGCAACAatgcaaccacaaccacaaccaccactaCTACCAGCAGCGAGCCATCCGATGTCCCTTGGTACCTCCAGGTTGAGCCGCCAAGACATCCTACGCTGATGCACGAGCCGCCACCATTGCCAGACATCCCCGAGGACTCGCCCAAAGTGATGGAACCTCTCCTCAAGTACATCTCAGAGGAATTGGGCATGGATGATTTGTCCCTGGTCGACCTGCGTGATAGGGACCCTCCAGCGGCGATAGGCCAAGACGTCATCATGATTGTCGGCACAGCCCGCAGTGAGCGCCATCTTCACGTCTCTGCTGATCGGTTGGTGCGATGGCTGAGAGGTCGTGGAATTGGTGCCGACGCGGATGGTCTCTTGGGCAGGAATGAGCTCAAGATCAAGTTGCGCCGTATCGCGCGCAAGGCCAAGATGCTGGGGACCGCGAGGAATGCTCatgccggtgatgatggaatCACTACCGGTTGGATCTGCGTCAACCTGGGAAACGTTGGTGGGTCGAGAAGGGAGGTTCAGATGGTagacgaggaggggaggtccATGGGTTTTGGCGTGCCCCGGACAGGGGCCTCGGTTATTGTTCAGATGTTGACTGAGAGCAGGCGCCAAGAGTTGGATTTGGAAAATCTTTGGGAAGAGATGGGCAgggaggctgttgagacCTACGAACGCCCACCGCCCCTCCGACGGGACTTCAGTGGATACAAGGCGTATGCCGGTCGTCGTACCAGGTCAGAGGGATATCGTCCTCGACGCATTCGCGAATTCTCTACCGCGGCGGTACCTCAAGGGACAATAGGGGCTCTTGCGGTGAAGGCGTTCAGGAATGGGCGTGGTTAAGGACCCATCGAGGCAACCACCAGGTATGATGTGAGCTGTAATGATTAGTGTACAACACTGTACTGTATCTGCATGCAACCTTTTGTTACACAACAATGGCATGTCCTTGGCAAATCAGGGTGAAAAAGTGTCTGGGTATGAAGGCTTTGTGTCACACTCAATCTTCTGTTTCTTTTACAACCTCGCAGACTCCTTCATGACCTCTCTCAACATGGGAGCCACCTGCTTTCTGCTACTCCCAACATCCATCTGCCTCCAACACGCCCTccactcaccaccctcctccccatccagtTCTCCATTGTTCCACTTCTCCAGCCCCAGTGACCCCCCATTCTTCTCGGCAAACCTTCTCGCGACCTTCACAGCGTCCtgaccacccaacccccaaacaagCAGCTCCCTCGTAAAGACACCGCCCGGTTTGGAGACTGTCATAACCGCCGCAATAtccagctgctgctccttggcCCAGTCCTTAAGAGCAGCCAAGAACGTCTGCTTATCCCCCACCTCAGCCAAGCAAGTCTCAAAGCCCTGAACAACGGTTGATACCCCCAAGTTCAACGACCCATCGGTCCACTTTTTGTAATCCTTTCTGAGAATGTCGCGGTAGGACAGGTGAAGGATACTATCCTTCAGCTCCGAAAGATGGTCAAAATACTTCTCTCTGTCGTATCTTTGCCTGTTTGACCTGGCAACACTGAGAATGGCAAcaagcttctcctccgcaTACGCTGCGGCATTGACATCCCAGTCTGTGGTCTTATCTTTTGAAGTGAGTTTGACAGTGTCGATCAAGATGGGAGCCATGGCCACCCTGGCCAGTTCCTCGTCGATTTCTTGGTGGCTTTGGAGTTGATCCCAGATTGGTTGGCACTGTGAGAGAACGAGACTCATGCAGCTGCCGCATTTGGCGAATACTCTTGGTTGGGCGTCGGAGGGGATGATGCCCTCGTCATCGTGGTGGTCGACGCAGCCTACGACGGATTTGTCGTAACCGCGCTTAGTGAGGTCGCCAGTGAGGACGTTGTGGTCGACTAGGTACCAttttgttgctgatggtggcAGATCAGAAGGTGAAGGGAGGTCGGAGAGGGTGATCAGGTCATCTGGGGTGACTGaattggaggaggggaggaagattgCGTTGAGCTCAGCACGGAGGGCAAGGTCGGCacgggggaggttggagagcgGGATGTGGAGAGCTGACTGGGATGAAGGGGCATAGGTGCGGAAGTAGGCATAGAGGACGGCTGAGCAGATTGAATCCAGATCTGACAAAGAATGTCAGTGAGATGAGATAAGATGGGTATAAATGGGTGTGTATGATGGGGGCATACCAGCAGACTCATTGCCTACCACAAAAGTGAGACGATTCGGTCTTTGAGATGGAGGTGCCGTGAGTGCCTTGCGGGCTGTAGCCAAAAATGACTTGAGGGACACCCTCTGTGCCATGGTGAATTGCACTTTTGGTGAGGATTCTGTGAAGATTCTCCGACTTGAGATGGATGAACTTGCAGCTCGTCTGACCTATATGTCAACCTCTGGCTCCTTCATAGGCTCCTTCAACTCCGAGTAAAGATACGTACGTAGCACAACGGCAGGTCCGGAGAAAATTGCCCTTCTCGTGTTAAGGTTCCCGTCAAGAGTAGCCGTCGGGTATCACACGAGCACAACAGCCTTGCTTGCCTTGTCAGTGTAAATCTAGATGTCAAACAGGGAAGTCCCCATGAGGAACCCAGGGACCCAGGACCCGGCAAGCAACGGCTCTTGGCGCTGTCACGGCCCGACAGAACCCTGGAACGCCGTGGCGGGTGGGGGCCGCTTCTCCGACAACGGCCGAGCTTGAATACGGGAAGGTCCACTCGCGCCTTATCATCTCATCCGTGTCATTGATAAGCCCCGCCGTTGAGCtgccatctcatctcacccAACACCATTTGTTTTGTCGTGATAGCGCTTCATGATAGTCATTCAGTAACCAGctgtgttttgtttttggacaCATCTCAGCTCATACCTACtgtcaacaccacaccagcagcatGGCACCCATCcgcctcgccatcctcgaaGCCGACACTCCGGTCCCCCAAGCCAACGAAAAGTACAAGGGCTACCTCGGCATTTTTACTCACCTCTTCAGACGTGCTGTGGACCCTGAACCTCTTGAATCAATTTTGACCATCACGGGCCATGACATTGTTGCCTTTCCCTCCACCGCCTACCCCGACCTCGACTCGATAGACGCAGTCCTTATCACCGGCTCAAAGTACAACTCGTTCGACAATGACGACTGGATACTGTCCCTGGTGGAATTCACCCGCAAAGCTCTCATCCATCCCCGCGTAAAAGTAATAGGCGTCTGCTTCGGGCATCAGATCGTGGCCAGGGCAATGGGATGTCTCGTTCAACGAAGTGacaaggggtgggaggtctCAGTGACGGAAACGACTCTCACAGACAAGGGAAAGCAAATATTTGGAAACCACCAAAGTCTTGTACGTTGCCCCTCTCCCTTATCCTTTTCACCTATTCTAATAACAATCCACTAGAAAATCCAACAAATGCACCGCGACCAAGTCTACGGCATCCCCGCTGGCGCCCAACTCCTCGCCTCCACCGAAAAGTGCCCCAACCACGGCTTCCTCGTTCCCAACCgtgtcatcaccatccaagGCCACCCGGAATTCACCTCTGAAATCATGAACGAAATCCTCGTCTTGCGGCACGGCACCGGCTTGTTTACTGACGAAGTGTACGAGTCTGGCGTGCAGCGCAATGGCGATCACCACGACGGGGTGGATGTCACCAAAGTGTTTATCCAATTTCTTCAGGGCGAGttcgatgaagatgaagatccAGCGCAAAAATAGAAGGCTCCACATTTACCTAGCTATAGATTCGAAATGCATGCTGAAGGTGCCGAATAACACGTATCTTCCCTGTTTACCGTGTACTTGGTAGTGCGAGTGAAAACGAAACGCTTTTGGGTTACGTATTCAGTCCAGAGCACTTCACACCGATATCATATTGCCACAATacctccatcacctcacAGTCCTTTTACTATTAGACCTCTCTTCAGGTGGTCAGATTGATGGAGAGGTGCCGTATCCAAGCTCAAGTCTGACCCCCTATCCACActaaacaaccccccctgaCACCCCCAGATCTCCCTCCGCCGATCACCCGCCCACACCATCTCCGCGCCCCAAGATAGATCGCGATCATCACACCTCCCATCTTCCATTTTTATCTCTTTGTCCCCTGACTCTATTtaggcagcaacagcagcatgtCTCAGTCAAAGAGCACAAATGTCTCACTCTTTTCAAAGTCTTGAcccaaccttcccctccGCAATTTATGTCGTTGAGCAGAATATGTCTTGGTGGACCCTGACGATCACACCATCCGCTTTTGCTCCGGACTGATAACTTGCGAATAGGTTGCTCGGCTGTCGATGCGTTGCTGAATGTAAGAGACACCGAAGCAGGACCTCACGCACTAGAGGACAAATCACCGACGTGGTGCCTAGCTGACTTTGAATGGGTAGATACCTAGTGAagcgttgatgttgatgtgatGTTTCTGCCATGGGCATGGTATATCCAAAGTAAAAATGACCATGACTGACGGTATTCCTCAACCCAATCTTGCCCACCTGCTAGATCCTCAACTACCCATGATCACAGCACAAACCCCAAACGATCATCGTAAATGCCTGGCTTCAAGGCCAATGTAATACCTATCTGACTGACTGCTAACAATGTCTACCGCGGCGCAGCCTGTTCCATCCACCGCTTCCCACCTCAACCTATGCAAATGCTCTCATCCCACCTAAAGAAGAAAATGAAAAACGCCATGAAAGAACAATGGGGGTATACCGGTATAGATCCATCTTTTTGCCCTTATAACGCCATTTGACCCATGAAAACACAgcaaacccaaaaaaaaaaacaaaagagcaaaaaaaaaaaacaaaaagacaagaaaagaagctgAATGCATGAACGACCCCTAAAAAACCTCCCCATATACCTTGGTAAAAGTGAATAATGCACCCTATAACCCTCAAACCGCCGCACTGTGActcctctctcctctttcccttccccttccagaATGAACCCTCACCGGCATTGACTTCGCCGTCATCTCTTCCCCCTCCggctcgtcttcctcctcatcactatCTATCCCTATCCTCTCCAAATCCacatcccaccactccctctcaCGTGCATGAACCGCCCTAACCCCCCTATTTATAG belongs to Podospora bellae-mahoneyi strain CBS 112042 chromosome 6, whole genome shotgun sequence and includes:
- the RPO41 gene encoding DNA-directed RNA polymerase (antiSMASH:Cluster_2; COG:K; COG:L; EggNog:ENOG503NU1C): MLVRSRVATRHTLPVRTLLTSSSSRHPSRCLLPSGSSRVPAETQRFLTTGPVLRPSTKKTYRALVGFERSLATTVTEQHIENAPLDAIPLYQLRPIDVTNTVQVPDDLPRPPRGRMNQSGIPGDHAELLSMFDACIKVGRLERAAMVARRLEELGGLSVLEMLQIHHAYLRARIARIEMGGEDVETSGKSAGEDVFSLYETRIHGVLPARSETIGYMLKLSLLCCTGSRLRTRVNRFMSLLPENTTMDLGDILSSEDLARIAKISPSLTYTVAEPSPIEPEPAPKINDETAQFFNQTKSAIDFKSTVPPEVLATTQKGLGLTSLKKTISLFTEVPDGRDISSLSPAERREIQSRLEKDTIDAAVDRWRKESQAMSEMGLGLSSPGLNARLFEWHTDLQRRISQEIKLAVESEKRQKKTSDDLVRSQLTPYLLQSTPDRLAAVVILSLLSLVSTYGVDKGVPLTRVVHHLASSVEEDIRVYKATQSIPKEMARTQKAREQKAKTLLKVAKARDYYAAKRGGQEEPAQAANDGKVFSSDLPLPILEPRWPATTKTKFGALLLGAFLDTAKVTVVREHPETKELVSQMQPAFSHSTQLRRGKKVGVIVPNRALVDILKTEPRVEVLARHLPMVVEPEPWTKWEKGGFIEYPTSVVRAKAQEKDQQIYTEAAIERGDMEQMMKGLDVLGQTAWRINRKVFDVMLEAWNNGAEVANIPAVNPNLPMPPEPENLDDPLARRVWLKAVKAVENEKGGLHSQRCFMNFQLEIARAFRDQTFFFPHNLDFRGRAYPVPTYLNHMGADHMRGLLKFAKGKPLGTNGLRWLKIHLANVYGFDKASLAEREEFANENLQNALDSVRNPLNGNGWWLKAEDPWQCLATCFELTDALEHPDPTHFVSHLPIHQDGTCNGLQHYAALGGDAWGAEQVNLIPGERPADVYSAVADIVAKRIDYDADELKLDLAIALKGKIVRKVVKQTVMTNVYGVTRTGARKQILKQLDALYPTIEADTGINPNVLAAYCTSKVFDALSSMFKGAHDIQKWLGEIGGRVCQSLNAEQLRRIAMEEQDEVEHQKAQQALYEADSHRPRPKKAASDEVAIMAPKRKSKSLRAVKNESTLEALKEKFLSTIVWTTPLRMPVVQPYRNTANRVIATCLQNLSLMDTNRSDPVNRRKQLQAFPPNFIHSLDASHMMLSALESDERGLTFAAVHDSFWTHASDVDIMSDIIRDSFIRIHEEDVIGRLKREFEARFGDSVYLATVVKNTPAGKAIEDWRKGVRMTARQELLLEVKRLKLLKSEVPSERLEGEEMVTPASILEKLGSPDSMVGAAEAVEAEADTTAAPEDGMEDGMEHGMEGEADATELLGEGEQADESAQVSGKKWEKNLFSARKDKNFPNNTTQQQKVTVWLPLTFPDIPAKGDFDIQMLRQSKYFFS
- the ATP25 gene encoding ATPase synthesis protein 25 mitochondrial (EggNog:ENOG503NVNC; COG:S) yields the protein MTAFKLITPTAKILPTSPNAGAVSGDELCRDQSDVRQDFPEGETELVFNGHGLLLKTSPTMSTSTSRLIQLQNKTIMAGPSVTGAIRCSSCTRSVFRSLIGSIAESRTPQAAHRSQRLVTPAVGSRYHSSFRASPPLRAGPALEETLQREELDGPISSSNLDSNNATTTTTTTTTSSEPSDVPWYLQVEPPRHPTLMHEPPPLPDIPEDSPKVMEPLLKYISEELGMDDLSLVDLRDRDPPAAIGQDVIMIVGTARSERHLHVSADRLVRWLRGRGIGADADGLLGRNELKIKLRRIARKAKMLGTARNAHAGDDGITTGWICVNLGNVGGSRREVQMVDEEGRSMGFGVPRTGASVIVQMLTESRRQELDLENLWEEMGREAVETYERPPPLRRDFSGYKAYAGRRTRSEGYRPRRIREFSTAAVPQGTIGALAVKAFRNGRG
- the PPX1 gene encoding Exopolyphosphatase (EggNog:ENOG503P0WK; COG:C), which gives rise to MAQRVSLKSFLATARKALTAPPSQRPNRLTFVVGNESADLDSICSAVLYAYFRTYAPSSQSALHIPLSNLPRADLALRAELNAIFLPSSNSVTPDDLITLSDLPSPSDLPPSATKWYLVDHNVLTGDLTKRGYDKSVVGCVDHHDDEGIIPSDAQPRVFAKCGSCMSLVLSQCQPIWDQLQSHQEIDEELARVAMAPILIDTVKLTSKDKTTDWDVNAAAYAEEKLVAILSVARSNRQRYDREKYFDHLSELKDSILHLSYRDILRKDYKKWTDGSLNLGVSTVVQGFETCLAEVGDKQTFLAALKDWAKEQQLDIAAVMTVSKPGGVFTRELLVWGLGGQDAVKVARRFAEKNGGSLGLEKWNNGELDGEEGGEWRACWRQMDVGSSRKQVAPMLREVMKESARL
- a CDS encoding hypothetical protein (MEROPS:MER0043475; COG:F; EggNog:ENOG503NXK9), yielding MAPIRLAILEADTPVPQANEKYKGYLGIFTHLFRRAVDPEPLESILTITGHDIVAFPSTAYPDLDSIDAVLITGSKYNSFDNDDWILSLVEFTRKALIHPRVKVIGVCFGHQIVARAMGCLVQRSDKGWEVSVTETTLTDKGKQIFGNHQSLKIQQMHRDQVYGIPAGAQLLASTEKCPNHGFLVPNRVITIQGHPEFTSEIMNEILVLRHGTGLFTDEVYESGVQRNGDHHDGVDVTKVFIQFLQGEFDEDEDPAQK